In Pleurocapsa sp. PCC 7319, the following are encoded in one genomic region:
- a CDS encoding calcium-binding protein, with translation MATTQEILDEINAKIADVQARIGAIGSDFQTGTDEGDVLFGSTFSDSFLDGLGEDDRLFGRFGDDVLNGGDGDDLIDGGNGDDILEGNGGEDNIFGKLGDDFLAGGADNDLLDGGLGDDQLDGGDGDDQLTGGPDNDVLLGGNGLDSLTGAGGNQTEGSPQQDILIGGLLDDAGNPVPDGSSDLFVLGNDNGSFYTSAGDEDFALILGFEAGVDQLQLSPVGNFSLSTAAAFSPVDTIIFDGGDRVAIIVGVDLTV, from the coding sequence ATGGCTACTACACAAGAAATCTTAGACGAAATTAACGCCAAAATAGCTGATGTCCAAGCGAGAATAGGAGCTATCGGCAGCGATTTTCAAACTGGAACTGATGAAGGGGATGTTCTCTTTGGTTCGACGTTCAGTGATAGTTTTCTAGATGGTCTTGGTGAAGATGACCGACTTTTTGGGCGGTTTGGCGATGATGTCCTCAACGGAGGTGATGGCGATGACCTCATCGATGGCGGAAATGGTGACGACATTCTGGAGGGAAATGGCGGAGAAGACAATATCTTTGGGAAGTTAGGTGATGATTTCCTCGCTGGAGGGGCAGACAATGACCTTCTGGATGGGGGTTTAGGTGATGACCAACTCGATGGGGGGGATGGTGATGACCAATTAACTGGAGGTCCCGATAATGACGTTCTGCTTGGTGGCAACGGTCTTGACAGCCTTACAGGGGCTGGTGGTAATCAAACCGAGGGGTCCCCTCAACAAGATATCTTAATTGGTGGTTTACTTGATGATGCAGGTAATCCTGTGCCCGATGGTAGCTCCGATTTATTTGTGCTGGGAAATGACAATGGTTCTTTTTATACCAGTGCTGGCGATGAAGATTTTGCACTTATTTTGGGTTTTGAGGCTGGAGTGGATCAGCTCCAACTAAGTCCAGTAGGTAATTTTTCTCTATCGACCGCCGCCGCTTTTAGCCCAGTAGACACAATTATTTTTGATGGTGGCGATCGAGTGGCAATCATAGTTGGAGTAG
- a CDS encoding peptidylprolyl isomerase, giving the protein MFVYPRPTYLTGNFSSMMPEEIIDLLKQEMLLKSICQKVIYRKVIEKAAAERGIAVTPEEVQTEAENIRHKKRLEKASDTLVWLEEQMVTVDEWEQGIASRLLAKKLAAHLFDKEVAKYFAQTRFDFDRVILYQIVVPYKQLAQEIFYQIEEEEISFYEAAHLYDIDEERRFRCGYEGKLPRWSLKPEVAASVFGASVRKVFGPLQTDLGYHLFLVKDFIHAELTPEKRQEIINKLFKEWLESESNYLLYNQQQN; this is encoded by the coding sequence ATGTTTGTATACCCCCGACCGACCTACTTGACAGGCAATTTCTCATCGATGATGCCAGAAGAAATTATTGATTTGTTGAAACAAGAGATGCTCCTCAAAAGTATCTGTCAGAAGGTTATATATCGAAAAGTAATTGAAAAAGCTGCAGCGGAAAGAGGAATTGCAGTCACACCAGAAGAAGTTCAAACTGAAGCAGAAAACATACGTCACAAAAAGCGTTTAGAAAAAGCCTCTGACACCTTAGTCTGGTTGGAGGAACAGATGGTAACTGTAGATGAGTGGGAGCAAGGTATTGCTTCTCGATTGCTAGCTAAAAAATTAGCTGCGCATTTATTCGACAAAGAAGTAGCAAAATATTTTGCTCAGACTCGATTTGATTTTGATCGAGTAATCCTCTATCAAATTGTTGTTCCCTATAAGCAACTGGCTCAGGAAATCTTTTATCAAATTGAAGAAGAGGAAATTAGTTTTTACGAAGCAGCTCACTTATATGATATCGATGAGGAACGTCGGTTTCGCTGCGGCTATGAAGGCAAGCTTCCTCGCTGGAGTCTTAAACCAGAAGTAGCAGCATCTGTCTTTGGTGCCAGTGTCAGAAAAGTATTTGGTCCGCTACAAACAGACCTGGGGTATCATCTCTTTTTAGTAAAAGACTTTATTCATGCTGAATTAACCCCTGAAAAACGTCAGGAAATTATTAATAAGTTATTTAAAGAATGGTTAGAAAGTGAATCAAATTACCTGCTTTACAATCAGCAGCAAAACTGA
- a CDS encoding HetP family heterocyst commitment protein, with the protein MNQQFSYSNSKLDKAMTTEQFNQVVEAILAGKYSWACVLILRFAGYNPLHYIPYRTYNRLVKDNRPANQSNQTDKRSLVRESSSVQSSRSRPRKNCPQISDLSYLEVVDQQQLAEEVRGSRGNWFYPSYITVGELD; encoded by the coding sequence ATGAATCAGCAGTTTTCTTACTCTAATAGTAAACTTGATAAAGCAATGACTACCGAACAATTTAATCAAGTTGTCGAGGCAATTTTAGCTGGGAAGTATTCTTGGGCTTGTGTCTTAATTCTCCGCTTTGCCGGATATAATCCACTACACTACATTCCCTACCGAACTTATAACCGATTGGTAAAAGACAACCGTCCAGCTAATCAGTCAAATCAGACTGATAAACGTTCTTTAGTTCGAGAAAGTTCATCTGTTCAATCTAGCCGCTCTCGTCCACGAAAGAATTGCCCCCAAATAAGCGACCTCAGCTATTTAGAGGTAGTCGATCAACAGCAATTAGCAGAAGAAGTACGTGGCTCAAGGGGAAACTGGTTTTATCCCTCCTATATCACTGTCGGAGAATTAGACTAA
- a CDS encoding HlyD family efflux transporter periplasmic adaptor subunit has protein sequence MPRKLNTEVSNDTDNSYNVDSSNHAVPNRSDLSENSSALRPPRKSSAEITSVAQDRAITLASDSWNLNPSKASSTEIVRWSTSVHTLLDQPPSVLPQRIILGGTVFFFAFVAWAWFGQIEQIGKAYGKLIPEGETYKIQPVELGKVIEVTVEEGQEVKAGQVLVELDTELANKEVERIEQMLHAYRMELSQKQDLLAKATLESQTNATIAAAASSAHRSAIALEREKAQTIRRLLAQQDIEGEAYRQRQTRLSPTSQIAQERLNQLQAQIGYYQERVERIKPLVEQGAISQEFLFQAEQELRQTQQQIPQSQLQDVNNVSEQIFQADQALRDIEARITQQQGELASTVQEIGRLQIELAQKQAEEQRVKLEAQQRIKQFELEIAELKGKIAETQTLLASAQTKVNQKYFKAPVNGIVSSLEIKQPGRVVQAGETVAEIAPQESSLILSAMLPNEKAGLVKEGMPVQVKLDAYPFQDYGIIPGKVTFISADSKSDQQLGEVYQVEIMLEKDHVIDNQQPIKFKAGQTATADIIIRRRRILDVVLDPIRQLKDDGINM, from the coding sequence ATGCCACGTAAATTAAATACCGAGGTATCTAATGATACAGATAATTCTTATAATGTTGATTCATCAAATCATGCGGTGCCCAATCGGTCTGATTTATCGGAGAACAGCAGTGCTTTAAGACCGCCTCGAAAATCATCAGCTGAAATAACTTCGGTCGCTCAGGATCGAGCCATAACATTAGCCTCGGATTCTTGGAATCTCAACCCCTCAAAAGCTTCCTCTACTGAGATCGTGCGTTGGTCTACCTCGGTGCATACCTTGTTAGATCAACCACCATCAGTACTCCCGCAACGTATCATCCTGGGGGGAACGGTTTTTTTCTTTGCCTTTGTTGCCTGGGCTTGGTTTGGTCAAATTGAACAAATAGGAAAAGCTTATGGAAAATTAATCCCAGAAGGAGAAACATATAAAATTCAGCCCGTTGAGTTAGGTAAAGTAATTGAGGTTACTGTCGAGGAGGGGCAAGAAGTCAAGGCAGGACAAGTGTTGGTGGAATTAGATACGGAATTAGCTAATAAGGAAGTTGAGCGAATTGAGCAAATGCTTCACGCTTACCGAATGGAATTAAGTCAAAAACAAGATTTACTCGCTAAAGCAACCTTAGAATCTCAAACTAATGCGACCATAGCGGCGGCGGCTTCCTCAGCTCATCGTTCGGCGATCGCCCTAGAACGGGAAAAAGCCCAAACTATTCGCCGCTTACTTGCCCAACAAGACATAGAAGGAGAAGCTTATCGACAAAGACAAACTAGGTTAAGCCCCACTTCCCAAATTGCCCAAGAAAGACTTAACCAACTTCAAGCTCAAATCGGCTATTATCAAGAGCGAGTTGAACGAATAAAACCTTTAGTAGAACAGGGAGCAATTTCCCAAGAATTTCTGTTCCAAGCCGAGCAAGAATTGCGCCAGACGCAACAGCAAATCCCTCAAAGCCAATTACAAGATGTAAATAATGTTAGCGAACAAATATTTCAAGCCGATCAGGCACTGCGAGATATAGAAGCTCGCATAACTCAACAGCAAGGAGAACTTGCTTCAACTGTCCAAGAAATCGGACGTCTTCAGATAGAGTTAGCCCAAAAACAAGCAGAAGAACAAAGGGTTAAACTAGAAGCTCAACAGAGAATTAAGCAATTTGAACTGGAGATCGCCGAACTAAAAGGGAAAATTGCCGAGACTCAAACTTTGCTCGCTAGTGCCCAAACCAAAGTCAATCAAAAATATTTTAAAGCTCCAGTAAATGGTATTGTCTCATCCCTAGAAATCAAACAACCCGGCAGAGTCGTTCAAGCTGGTGAAACTGTAGCTGAAATAGCTCCCCAAGAATCTTCCCTAATTCTTTCAGCAATGTTACCTAACGAAAAAGCAGGATTGGTGAAGGAAGGAATGCCAGTACAAGTGAAATTAGATGCTTATCCCTTTCAAGATTATGGCATTATCCCCGGCAAAGTAACTTTTATCTCTGCCGATTCTAAATCTGACCAGCAGTTAGGAGAAGTTTATCAGGTAGAAATTATGCTTGAAAAAGATCATGTAATTGATAATCAGCAACCAATTAAGTTTAAAGCGGGTCAAACAGCTACTGCCGACATCATTATTCGCCGTCGTCGTATTCTAGACGTTGTGCTAGACCCGATCAGGCAGCTCAAAGACGATGGAATCAATATGTAA
- a CDS encoding ABC transporter transmembrane domain-containing protein, with protein sequence MKNNSPALSNGFQASLRKDDSLILECLSMQIKLTPHNKSLIKEFSHSFEMFEGQIGDSLGDFLSASANNTQQEQNSQYFYLICQGRLRLLSFDAEKQREVSVQLLTEGDTFGIDALFCEVSLTYRAIAASKVRVARISQEKLQPFLAREPELQKKCLTVAQHRQRLIFFKTATVLRSLPSHRLQQICPYLLEKRIAKGESLAQAATPETGRFWLRRGKIQNHPSPRGLDWGYPVLTPVDWVTQTDLLVYQLPQQNWEAVTAIAPILDSSKSESGVEALNGHKTDAIVLRHKPTPPTPSRISQTGNPPNSLLPKVEEEPKSPEIEFPKPLKRKLDLWRNYPFIEQQSSSDCGATCLAMISQYWGKRFSINTLRDLSGVGRSGASLQRLSKAAESLGYQARPVRASLSRLVDRKNPWIAHWQGDHYVVVYWIKGDKVLVADPAKGKYRLSRQDFVAGWTGYALLPEPTERLYETPNEKRSLSRFIHLLWPYRSLGLQIILASILIQVFGLISPLFTQIIVDQVMVNKSQSTLNVFVLGALMFGIGAMLLSSIRKYLLSYFSNRLDLTMIGGFINYALKLPLNFFESRRVGDITTRVQENQKIQRFLIGQVLLSWLNFLTGFVYLGLMLYYNWQLTVLVLALIPPIVILTLGATPLLRKISRERFNAAADQNSSLVEMMTGVSTVKAAAAEQELRWRWEDSLTHQLNVRFKGQKLAINLGLLSGLINSIGGTALLWYGATLVIQGQLTIGQYVAFNMMKGHIISPVIALVGLWDELQEVLISVERLNDVFDTEPEETSANQMLTLPPIRGDVRLQDVVFRYETDEQRNVLQNISFEVKAGQTVAIVGRSGSGKTTLVKLLQSLYYPTNGNIWIDDHDLQHVSPQSLRSQLGVVPQECFLFSGTILENITLYRPEFSLDRVIEVAKLAEAHAFIQGMPLGYNTKVGERGTNLSGGQRQRIAIARALLGEPRILILDEATSSLDTESERRFQQNLARLARDRTTFIIAHRLSTVHNADCILVLDRGLLVEKGTHEELMSQQGLYYYLAQQQLDL encoded by the coding sequence ATGAAGAACAATTCGCCAGCGCTGAGCAACGGTTTCCAGGCTTCTCTGCGGAAAGATGATTCTTTGATTTTAGAATGTCTTTCAATGCAAATAAAGTTGACTCCTCATAACAAATCGCTTATCAAAGAATTTAGCCACTCTTTTGAAATGTTTGAGGGTCAAATCGGCGATTCTCTGGGTGATTTCCTTTCTGCTTCAGCAAATAATACTCAACAAGAACAAAATTCTCAGTATTTCTATTTAATTTGCCAGGGAAGACTAAGATTGCTGAGCTTTGACGCAGAAAAGCAAAGAGAAGTCTCGGTTCAGTTGCTCACTGAAGGGGACACTTTTGGTATTGATGCTCTTTTTTGTGAAGTCTCCTTAACTTATAGAGCGATCGCTGCAAGTAAGGTTCGAGTAGCCAGAATTTCCCAAGAAAAACTCCAGCCTTTTTTAGCCAGAGAACCGGAACTGCAAAAAAAATGTCTGACTGTTGCTCAACATCGCCAACGCTTAATCTTTTTTAAAACTGCTACTGTTTTACGCTCTCTGCCAAGTCATCGACTACAGCAAATCTGTCCTTATCTATTAGAAAAACGAATTGCTAAAGGGGAATCCCTCGCTCAAGCTGCTACTCCAGAGACAGGTCGATTCTGGTTACGTCGCGGTAAGATTCAGAATCACCCCTCCCCCAGAGGTTTGGACTGGGGTTATCCCGTGCTTACTCCTGTAGATTGGGTTACTCAGACGGATTTATTAGTCTATCAGCTACCCCAACAAAATTGGGAAGCTGTAACAGCGATCGCTCCAATTTTAGATAGTAGTAAATCTGAGTCAGGAGTCGAAGCTCTTAACGGACATAAAACTGATGCGATAGTTCTCCGTCACAAACCAACTCCTCCTACTCCTAGTCGAATTTCTCAGACGGGAAATCCTCCCAACTCATTACTGCCCAAAGTCGAAGAAGAGCCAAAATCTCCAGAGATTGAGTTTCCCAAGCCCTTGAAACGTAAACTGGATTTATGGAGAAACTATCCTTTTATCGAGCAACAAAGTTCATCAGACTGCGGTGCTACCTGTTTAGCAATGATCAGTCAGTACTGGGGCAAGCGATTTAGTATTAACACCTTACGCGATCTGTCCGGGGTTGGTCGTTCTGGAGCCTCTCTCCAAAGATTATCCAAAGCAGCAGAAAGTTTGGGATATCAAGCAAGACCTGTACGAGCTAGCTTGAGTCGTCTCGTTGATCGTAAAAATCCTTGGATAGCCCATTGGCAAGGCGATCACTACGTCGTAGTATATTGGATCAAGGGCGATAAAGTTTTGGTCGCCGACCCAGCTAAGGGAAAATATCGGCTCTCGCGCCAAGATTTTGTGGCTGGCTGGACCGGATATGCTCTGCTGCCAGAACCGACAGAACGTTTATACGAAACTCCTAACGAAAAACGCTCTCTAAGTAGATTTATCCATTTGCTGTGGCCTTATCGCTCTTTGGGGTTGCAGATTATCTTGGCTTCTATACTAATCCAAGTTTTTGGGCTGATTTCTCCCCTATTTACCCAGATTATTGTTGACCAAGTAATGGTCAATAAAAGTCAGAGTACCCTCAATGTATTCGTTTTGGGAGCTTTGATGTTTGGCATTGGGGCTATGCTCCTATCTTCGATTCGGAAGTATCTACTGAGTTATTTTTCTAACCGCCTCGATTTGACTATGATCGGCGGCTTCATCAACTATGCTCTGAAACTACCTCTCAATTTTTTTGAATCTCGCCGAGTGGGAGATATTACTACCAGAGTTCAGGAAAACCAAAAGATCCAGCGTTTTCTGATTGGACAGGTGCTTCTTTCTTGGTTAAATTTCCTGACGGGGTTTGTCTATTTGGGGCTGATGCTCTATTACAATTGGCAGCTTACCGTACTGGTGCTAGCATTAATTCCCCCGATAGTGATTTTGACCCTTGGGGCAACACCCTTGCTACGCAAGATATCTCGAGAGCGGTTTAACGCCGCAGCGGATCAAAACTCCTCGCTGGTTGAGATGATGACGGGAGTATCCACGGTGAAAGCAGCTGCGGCAGAGCAAGAGTTGCGTTGGCGTTGGGAAGATAGCTTAACCCATCAGTTAAATGTGCGATTTAAAGGTCAGAAACTGGCAATTAACTTGGGACTTCTCAGTGGACTAATTAATTCTATTGGTGGCACTGCTTTACTGTGGTACGGAGCAACTCTCGTGATTCAAGGGCAGCTAACGATTGGTCAATATGTGGCTTTCAATATGATGAAAGGTCATATTATCAGCCCAGTGATTGCCTTGGTTGGTCTTTGGGATGAACTTCAAGAAGTGCTAATCTCCGTAGAGCGACTCAATGATGTCTTTGATACTGAGCCAGAAGAAACTTCTGCTAACCAAATGCTAACGCTACCACCTATACGGGGAGATGTGCGGTTGCAAGATGTTGTTTTCCGCTATGAAACTGATGAACAACGCAACGTTCTCCAAAATATTTCCTTTGAGGTGAAAGCGGGACAAACTGTTGCCATAGTCGGTCGTAGTGGTTCGGGGAAGACGACCTTGGTTAAGCTACTTCAGAGTTTATATTATCCAACTAATGGCAACATCTGGATTGACGACCACGATCTGCAGCATGTCTCTCCGCAATCTTTGCGATCGCAACTTGGAGTTGTGCCTCAGGAGTGTTTTTTGTTCTCTGGCACTATTCTCGAAAATATTACTCTTTATCGACCTGAATTTAGCCTCGATCGAGTCATCGAAGTAGCTAAACTCGCTGAAGCTCATGCATTTATTCAAGGGATGCCTTTAGGTTACAACACCAAAGTTGGAGAGCGGGGTACTAACCTCTCTGGGGGACAGCGACAACGAATTGCGATCGCTCGTGCTCTATTAGGAGAACCGCGAATTTTGATTTTGGATGAGGCTACTAGCTCTCTCGATACCGAGTCTGAACGAAGATTTCAACAAAATCTGGCTCGCTTGGCTCGCGATCGCACCACTTTTATCATTGCTCATCGTCTTTCGACTGTACACAATGCCGACTGCATTCTGGTACTAGATCGAGGACTTCTGGTTGAAAAGGGCACCCATGAAGAACTCATGTCTCAGCAGGGACTTTACTACTATCTGGCTCAGCAGCAACTTGATCTCTAG
- a CDS encoding DUF2997 domain-containing protein: METLEFIIYPDGRVKETVTGIVGSSCQEVTAAIEAQLGVVVDQKTTSDFYAQKATQSATVATQSNYSDW, translated from the coding sequence ATGGAAACACTAGAGTTCATTATTTATCCAGATGGTCGGGTTAAAGAAACAGTTACAGGTATTGTTGGCTCATCTTGTCAAGAGGTGACAGCAGCAATTGAAGCGCAGTTAGGTGTTGTTGTTGACCAGAAAACAACCTCTGACTTCTACGCTCAAAAAGCAACTCAGTCGGCGACCGTAGCTACTCAAAGCAACTACAGCGACTGGTAA
- a CDS encoding DUF1257 domain-containing protein → MSHFSNIKTKIRNLDSLKAALSDLDIDWKNGPGIVRGYQEQTVKADVIVEQDNNYDVGFSWNGKEYELVADLQYWQNPLTVEGFLRQVTQRYAYHTVVNETANQGFAITEQEKNQDGSIRLVVQRWSA, encoded by the coding sequence ATGTCACATTTCAGCAATATCAAAACTAAAATTCGTAATTTAGATTCTTTGAAAGCCGCTTTAAGCGATCTAGATATAGATTGGAAAAATGGACCAGGAATTGTCCGAGGATATCAAGAGCAAACCGTAAAAGCAGATGTGATCGTAGAGCAAGATAATAACTACGATGTAGGATTTAGCTGGAATGGCAAGGAGTATGAGCTTGTAGCTGATTTACAGTATTGGCAAAATCCATTAACCGTAGAAGGGTTCTTGCGTCAAGTTACGCAACGCTATGCTTATCACACAGTAGTTAATGAAACTGCAAATCAAGGGTTTGCCATTACTGAACAAGAAAAAAATCAAGATGGTTCAATTCGCTTAGTTGTTCAACGCTGGAGTGCGTAA
- a CDS encoding ferredoxin: MADFSSEQKSGLEPELGGILRDTVERSGFEPELGGINRQKGVYVDENICIGCKHCAHVASNTFYIEPDYGRSRVFNQNGDTEELIDEAIDTCPVNCIHWLDYTKLKQMEAERKYQVIQSLAIPPEMRRSQLSKIGKINHTTNKS; this comes from the coding sequence ATGGCCGATTTTTCATCTGAGCAAAAAAGTGGTTTAGAACCAGAATTAGGTGGAATTCTTAGAGATACGGTCGAAAGAAGCGGCTTTGAGCCGGAACTAGGTGGAATCAACCGCCAAAAAGGGGTCTATGTAGATGAAAACATCTGTATTGGCTGCAAACACTGTGCTCATGTTGCTTCTAATACCTTTTACATCGAACCAGACTACGGTAGATCCAGAGTGTTTAATCAAAATGGAGATACGGAAGAATTAATTGACGAAGCGATTGATACTTGTCCTGTTAACTGTATTCATTGGCTTGATTATACAAAGCTCAAGCAAATGGAAGCTGAAAGAAAGTATCAAGTAATTCAAAGTCTGGCAATTCCTCCTGAAATGAGGCGATCGCAGTTAAGTAAAATAGGCAAAATAAACCACACAACCAATAAGTCCTAA
- a CDS encoding MBOAT family protein — protein MLFNSFEFVFLFLPITLVVFFWIGRKVKQVKQQLPLLWLVLASLFFYAWWKPLNLPLIIVSILVNYGLGYLLGNVLAKGAAKKAVLTLGIIFNLGLICYFKYSGFLISNVNQFIGTDFYVPSVVIPLAISFFTFQQIAYLVDAYKGETKEYSILRYMLFVCFFPQLIAGPIVHHKEVLPQFDKASTYSFSQRTLAIGLTVFVAGLFKKVIFADRIAEYSNLAFAAAAQGIDLTFSESWVGALGYTMQLYFDFSGYSDMAIGAAYMFGIRLPLNFNSPYKAISIVDFWRRWHITLSHFLRDYIYIPLGGSRKGELRRYSNLLITMLLGGLWHGAGWTFIFWGGLHGIYLVINHLYRSLRQALGHNLKNDNWLLRGMGWLATFMAVVISWVFFRANSFETATAILKSMFGFNGIELPIFLEPYLGFLRNLGIGFLGFTVNVGISQKYATFGIVILLFIAWFTPNTQQWMSIYNPTLTEPVESYQPQWQKQFWKYLSWRPNKIWTVIVAGLTSISLLCFARVSEFLYFQF, from the coding sequence ATGCTATTTAATTCTTTTGAATTTGTTTTTCTGTTTCTACCTATTACCTTGGTAGTTTTTTTCTGGATAGGCAGGAAAGTAAAACAAGTTAAACAGCAATTGCCGCTCTTGTGGCTGGTACTTGCTTCTTTATTTTTTTACGCTTGGTGGAAGCCGCTCAACTTACCCTTGATTATCGTATCTATCCTTGTCAACTACGGATTAGGATACTTATTGGGTAATGTGTTGGCGAAAGGAGCAGCCAAAAAAGCAGTACTTACTCTCGGTATTATTTTCAATTTAGGATTAATTTGCTACTTTAAATATTCTGGCTTTCTTATTAGTAACGTTAACCAGTTTATCGGTACTGATTTTTATGTACCTTCTGTAGTAATTCCCTTAGCAATTTCTTTTTTTACTTTTCAACAAATAGCTTACTTAGTTGATGCTTATAAAGGAGAAACTAAAGAATACAGTATTCTCAGATACATGTTGTTCGTTTGCTTTTTCCCGCAACTAATTGCTGGACCAATTGTACATCATAAAGAAGTACTACCACAATTTGACAAGGCATCGACTTACAGTTTTTCTCAAAGAACCTTAGCCATCGGTTTAACAGTTTTTGTAGCTGGCTTATTTAAGAAAGTGATCTTTGCCGATCGCATTGCTGAATATTCTAATTTGGCTTTTGCTGCTGCTGCTCAAGGAATCGACCTTACCTTCTCCGAGTCTTGGGTTGGTGCATTAGGCTATACTATGCAACTATATTTTGATTTTTCTGGTTACTCTGATATGGCGATCGGGGCAGCCTATATGTTTGGCATTAGACTGCCCTTAAATTTTAATTCACCCTACAAAGCGATCAGTATTGTTGATTTCTGGCGAAGGTGGCATATTACCCTCTCTCATTTTTTACGTGACTATATCTACATTCCTCTTGGGGGCAGTAGAAAAGGAGAGTTAAGGCGCTACTCTAACTTACTAATTACAATGCTCCTGGGAGGATTATGGCATGGTGCAGGGTGGACATTTATTTTTTGGGGTGGTTTACATGGTATCTATTTAGTTATCAATCATCTATACCGTTCTCTGCGTCAAGCTTTAGGTCATAATTTGAAAAATGATAATTGGTTGCTACGAGGTATGGGCTGGTTAGCTACCTTTATGGCAGTAGTTATTTCCTGGGTATTTTTTCGTGCTAATAGTTTTGAGACGGCAACTGCGATCCTCAAGTCCATGTTTGGCTTTAATGGCATCGAGTTACCAATCTTTCTTGAACCTTATTTAGGATTTTTAAGAAATCTAGGAATTGGCTTTCTAGGTTTCACAGTTAATGTGGGTATTAGTCAAAAATATGCCACTTTTGGTATTGTGATTTTATTATTTATTGCTTGGTTTACTCCTAATACCCAACAATGGATGAGTATATACAATCCAACTTTGACTGAACCAGTTGAATCTTATCAACCACAGTGGCAAAAGCAATTCTGGAAATACTTATCCTGGAGACCAAATAAAATTTGGACAGTAATTGTTGCGGGGCTAACATCAATTTCACTACTTTGTTTTGCTCGAGTTAGTGAATTTTTGTACTTCCAATTTTAA
- a CDS encoding DUF5989 family protein codes for MFANTWEFVSDLWGYIYERKKFWLAPLIICLVLLGALIVLTQGSAIAPFIYTIF; via the coding sequence ATGTTTGCAAATACTTGGGAATTTGTTAGCGATCTTTGGGGATACATTTACGAAAGGAAAAAGTTTTGGCTTGCCCCACTCATTATTTGTTTAGTTCTTTTAGGAGCTTTAATTGTTTTGACTCAAGGTTCGGCGATCGCACCTTTTATTTACACTATATTTTAA
- a CDS encoding SxtJ family membrane protein, whose amino-acid sequence MMHEIPTLNRQQLRNFGLITGAIFVVLFSLLLPLIRGHSMAIWPWIIALPLWFVGILSPNSLKPVYNVWMRIGLVLGWINTRIILGIVYYLVLFPMGIIMRLLNDDPLEQKLNHKLITYRIDSTPIKQSNMEKPY is encoded by the coding sequence ATGATGCATGAAATACCGACACTTAACCGACAGCAATTACGCAATTTTGGCTTAATTACCGGAGCAATTTTTGTGGTGTTGTTTAGCTTATTATTACCTTTAATTAGAGGTCATAGTATGGCTATTTGGCCTTGGATAATTGCTTTACCCTTATGGTTTGTAGGAATTTTAAGTCCAAATAGTCTGAAGCCGGTCTATAACGTTTGGATGCGTATTGGTCTGGTATTGGGTTGGATTAATACCAGAATTATTCTGGGTATAGTTTATTATCTTGTTTTGTTTCCTATGGGAATCATAATGCGTCTTTTAAATGACGATCCCTTAGAACAAAAACTGAATCACAAGCTCATAACATATCGGATTGATAGCACCCCGATTAAACAATCGAATATGGAGAAGCCTTATTAA